The proteins below come from a single uncultured Dethiosulfovibrio sp. genomic window:
- a CDS encoding Na+/H+ antiporter NhaC family protein has protein sequence MRSPSTFEAFAPLGLMLAFLGAQIALTGDFRPHMALVLAVAAGTISGLSRGYSWSSISGGMFQAWASGLPVLSIFVFLGVLVASWTLSGTVPFLVKLGLGAIVPDLFLPVAFAVSALTGVLLGSGISTVGTVGIALAGVGKGLGIPLWLTAGAVVSGAFMGNRTSPISDTSILAPQMSEVDRAAHVKSMVRSAVVPFILSLVLYYIVGLFVPLALTDPEESYGVIRSLESCFKLSPVTFLPVAVVLALVLSGIEPLPGFFLSSLSAVVVAYLYQGWDFNIILSVLMDGGNFSTGSTVADGIVNRGGLGSVSMLFMMVSMALCMGGVLETVGSMDRILKSIVSLKGLIPLGGLALLTTALVSAGSGSGSVGIVVSGRMFNGVYRDLQVDRLWLSRYLVEGSILIVPLVPWAACGAFVASAMGLSSSDGSMFMYIPFSFFCLISPLWALLSPKIDV, from the coding sequence GTGAGGTCTCCATCCACCTTCGAGGCTTTTGCCCCCTTGGGGCTTATGTTGGCCTTTTTAGGGGCTCAAATAGCCCTTACCGGCGATTTCAGGCCCCATATGGCTCTCGTATTGGCTGTGGCGGCGGGGACTATATCGGGCCTCTCCAGGGGCTACAGCTGGAGCAGTATATCCGGTGGGATGTTCCAGGCTTGGGCTTCGGGGTTGCCGGTCCTGTCCATCTTCGTGTTCTTAGGGGTATTAGTGGCGTCCTGGACCTTATCAGGGACGGTCCCCTTTCTGGTAAAGCTGGGACTAGGGGCCATAGTCCCCGATCTTTTCCTCCCTGTGGCCTTTGCGGTCTCAGCTCTGACGGGGGTCCTGCTTGGCTCGGGTATCTCTACAGTAGGGACCGTGGGGATCGCTCTGGCAGGGGTGGGAAAGGGTCTCGGTATTCCCCTATGGCTTACCGCCGGTGCGGTGGTCTCCGGGGCCTTTATGGGAAACAGGACCTCTCCCATATCGGACACCTCCATCCTGGCCCCTCAGATGTCCGAGGTCGATAGGGCGGCTCACGTTAAGAGCATGGTCAGATCCGCCGTGGTCCCTTTTATCTTGTCCCTTGTCCTGTACTACATAGTGGGGCTATTTGTCCCCCTGGCTTTGACCGATCCAGAGGAATCCTATGGCGTCATACGGTCTCTGGAAAGCTGTTTCAAGCTCTCCCCTGTTACCTTTCTGCCTGTCGCCGTGGTACTTGCGCTGGTCCTGTCTGGGATCGAGCCCCTCCCGGGCTTTTTCCTAAGCTCCCTATCCGCCGTGGTCGTAGCCTATCTGTATCAGGGATGGGACTTCAATATCATCCTGTCGGTGCTTATGGACGGGGGCAACTTCTCCACCGGCTCCACCGTAGCTGACGGCATAGTGAACAGGGGAGGGCTGGGTTCGGTTTCAATGCTGTTCATGATGGTATCCATGGCCCTCTGTATGGGAGGGGTGTTAGAGACCGTGGGCTCTATGGACCGGATACTGAAATCCATAGTCTCCCTTAAGGGCTTAATCCCTCTCGGAGGACTGGCCCTCCTGACCACAGCCTTGGTCTCCGCTGGCTCCGGCAGTGGTTCGGTGGGCATAGTGGTCTCCGGCAGGATGTTCAACGGGGTGTACAGGGATTTGCAGGTGGACAGGCTCTGGCTCTCCAGATATCTGGTGGAGGGCTCTATCCTGATAGTCCCCCTGGTCCCCTGGGCCGCCTGTGGGGCCTTCGTGGCCTCAGCAATGGGCCTGTCGTCCTCCGATGGCTCCATGTTCATGTACATCCCCTTCTCCTTCTTCTGTCTGATATCGCCCCTATGGGCTTTGCTGTCCCCTAAGATCGACGTTTAG
- a CDS encoding pyridoxamine 5'-phosphate oxidase family protein, whose protein sequence is MSKLPENVSKAWDDRDGAVVLSTVDDQGVPNSIYATCVGKFDDETLVVADNYFDKTRKNLLSGSRGSLLFITGDGEAFQVKGTLEYHSEGPVFDDMKSWNPAKHPGHGAAALKVQEVYSGSKKLL, encoded by the coding sequence ATGTCTAAGCTACCGGAGAACGTGAGCAAGGCTTGGGACGATAGGGACGGCGCCGTGGTGCTGTCCACCGTTGACGATCAGGGGGTGCCGAACTCCATCTACGCTACCTGCGTCGGTAAGTTCGACGACGAGACGCTGGTCGTGGCGGACAACTATTTCGACAAGACCAGAAAGAACCTGCTGTCCGGAAGCAGAGGTTCCCTCCTTTTCATAACCGGTGACGGAGAGGCCTTTCAGGTCAAGGGGACCTTGGAATACCACTCCGAGGGGCCGGTGTTCGACGATATGAAGAGCTGGAACCCGGCAAAACATCCGGGACATGGAGCCGCCGCCTTGAAGGTGCAGGAGGTCTATTCGGGGTCGAAAAAGCTTCTCTAG
- a CDS encoding TonB family protein codes for MRWALPILISLALHGLLLSLNWTAEPKERGQVISVILVPLAQEPGPGPDSPEEGEQKREPASDPEKPSEPIQEAPRQETSENNEVQKKPEPAPEVIQKPLAVGKPQEREVTPKTKPEVEPIPKPVPLKTPTKTEPKPTKDVPKQRKPVEKTAPKATQPTKAESKTEQVKPAPAPKIPTRNNGEGEEAKNIGTQGTSPLKTSTSTSAGAEGGKKSAQPKGIMSEKDVTVIHREQPVYPLISRKRKEQGTVTVLLEVSSGKVSGAKVESSSGSPRLDESAVKALRAWRFSQDLTGTVRIPVVFTLTK; via the coding sequence GTGAGATGGGCACTTCCGATATTGATAAGCCTTGCCCTCCACGGCCTGCTGCTCTCGTTGAACTGGACCGCCGAGCCGAAGGAGAGAGGCCAGGTCATATCGGTCATTCTGGTACCGCTGGCACAAGAGCCTGGACCAGGCCCCGACTCTCCCGAGGAAGGGGAACAAAAACGGGAACCGGCCTCCGACCCTGAGAAGCCATCGGAACCGATTCAGGAGGCACCGAGACAGGAGACCTCGGAGAACAATGAGGTACAGAAAAAACCTGAACCGGCTCCAGAGGTTATCCAAAAACCACTAGCGGTGGGAAAGCCACAGGAGAGGGAGGTTACACCTAAAACCAAACCGGAGGTCGAGCCGATCCCGAAACCTGTCCCACTGAAAACTCCAACAAAGACGGAGCCTAAACCGACCAAGGATGTCCCCAAACAGCGGAAACCGGTTGAAAAAACCGCCCCTAAAGCGACCCAGCCTACCAAGGCAGAGTCTAAAACCGAGCAGGTCAAGCCAGCTCCGGCCCCTAAGATACCCACAAGGAACAACGGTGAAGGAGAAGAGGCCAAGAACATCGGCACACAGGGGACTTCTCCCCTAAAAACCTCCACCTCGACCTCAGCTGGAGCTGAAGGGGGTAAGAAATCGGCTCAGCCCAAGGGGATCATGTCGGAAAAGGACGTAACGGTCATCCACAGGGAACAGCCGGTCTACCCCCTCATCTCCAGAAAGAGAAAGGAACAGGGGACGGTGACTGTTTTACTAGAGGTGAGTTCAGGGAAGGTCTCAGGCGCCAAGGTGGAGAGCTCGTCAGGGTCACCAAGGCTGGACGAATCGGCGGTAAAGGCCCTCCGGGCCTGGCGGTTCTCCCAGGACCTGACCGGAACGGTAAGGATTCCGGTGGTATTCACCTTAACTAAGTGA
- a CDS encoding biopolymer transporter ExbD: MRRRASQAEVELTPLIDVLFILIIFFVLTASFVQGQIPLDLPDGRGIPPQEQGMTISMTEDGSLYLNDSPVDREALIEGARRALDQGKSLILVADRSIPYGEVASLLDLLRANGVSSVGLGLKGTEP; the protein is encoded by the coding sequence ATGAGACGGAGGGCCAGCCAGGCGGAGGTCGAGCTGACTCCCCTGATAGACGTCCTGTTCATACTGATAATTTTCTTTGTCCTGACTGCGTCCTTCGTCCAGGGACAGATACCTCTGGACCTCCCCGACGGCAGGGGGATCCCCCCTCAGGAACAGGGGATGACCATCTCCATGACCGAGGACGGCTCGTTATACCTCAACGATAGCCCTGTAGACAGGGAGGCCCTTATAGAGGGAGCCAGGAGAGCCTTGGATCAGGGCAAGTCCCTCATACTGGTCGCCGACCGATCCATACCCTACGGTGAGGTGGCGTCGTTGCTGGACCTGTTGAGGGCAAACGGGGTTTCCTCCGTAGGGTTGGGTCTGAAAGGCACAGAACCGTGA
- a CDS encoding MotA/TolQ/ExbB proton channel family protein: MAQSAVDFLRLGGPVVWCIAGLSVIALAVVLERLFFAIRSWENPEPVERALCEVLYKEDPSASTALCKEKDTSIRRLFLAGVNHWQTDRESLQILLDGQIRRETYRWSKGLSVLSAIARIAPLLGLLGTVLGMVDIFQALPETDQAPMVALAGGIWKALLTTVAGLAVAVPAVLCHSVLSAKVDDVEETLARGADFLLREKMRKG, from the coding sequence ATGGCTCAGTCAGCCGTAGATTTTCTGAGGCTCGGAGGGCCGGTGGTATGGTGTATCGCCGGCCTCTCGGTGATAGCCCTGGCGGTGGTACTTGAGCGGCTGTTTTTCGCCATACGGTCCTGGGAAAACCCCGAGCCGGTGGAGAGGGCCCTGTGCGAGGTGCTGTACAAGGAAGACCCCTCGGCGTCCACCGCCCTCTGCAAAGAGAAAGACACCTCCATAAGAAGGCTCTTTCTGGCGGGTGTGAACCACTGGCAGACCGACAGAGAGTCCCTCCAGATCCTTCTAGATGGACAGATAAGGAGGGAGACCTACCGGTGGAGCAAAGGACTGTCCGTCCTGTCCGCCATAGCCAGAATAGCCCCCCTTCTTGGGTTGTTGGGGACGGTCCTGGGCATGGTTGACATATTCCAGGCCCTTCCCGAGACAGACCAGGCCCCTATGGTCGCTCTGGCGGGAGGAATATGGAAGGCTCTGCTCACCACAGTGGCGGGCCTTGCGGTGGCGGTCCCGGCGGTGCTCTGCCACTCGGTGCTCAGCGCTAAGGTGGACGACGTGGAGGAGACCCTGGCCCGGGGGGCGGACTTTCTGCTTCGGGAGAAGATGAGGAAAGGATGA
- the hemB gene encoding porphobilinogen synthase has protein sequence MRCGFPASRLRRLRGNPVLADSVRETVLTVQNLMMPLFVVEGEGIREPLTSLDGVDHLSVDRLEEVVDPALELGVRSFLLFGLPGEKDGRGSSGSDQDGPVQRALGYMSSRYGNQVLLASDVCMCQYTDHGHCGILKEDGSVNNDATLQRLGEIAVSHGRAGAHMVAPSAMMDGQVGAIRSALDGSGLEGVSIMGYSAKFHSAMYGPFREAANSAPGKGDRSTYQMDPANGREAIREALQDEQEGADLLMVKPSLLYLDVLANLRRETLLPLAAYMVSGEYMMLRHGARAGAIDGKRSMMEAHLALRRSGADVIITYGAREIARWLSQP, from the coding sequence ATGAGATGTGGCTTCCCCGCCAGCCGGCTCAGGAGGCTGAGGGGGAACCCGGTGCTGGCGGACTCGGTGAGGGAGACTGTCCTCACGGTTCAAAACCTGATGATGCCCCTTTTCGTCGTCGAGGGAGAGGGGATAAGGGAGCCCCTGACATCCCTTGATGGAGTGGATCACCTGTCGGTGGACAGATTGGAGGAGGTAGTGGACCCGGCACTGGAGCTGGGGGTCAGGTCCTTCCTGCTATTCGGCCTTCCAGGGGAGAAAGACGGCAGAGGGAGCTCTGGCAGCGACCAGGACGGTCCGGTCCAGAGGGCCCTAGGTTATATGTCCAGTAGATACGGAAACCAGGTCCTCCTTGCTTCCGACGTCTGTATGTGTCAGTACACCGACCACGGCCACTGCGGGATCCTCAAAGAGGACGGATCGGTGAACAACGACGCCACCCTCCAGAGGCTCGGGGAGATCGCCGTCAGCCACGGAAGGGCGGGAGCCCATATGGTGGCCCCCTCGGCGATGATGGACGGTCAGGTGGGGGCCATAAGGTCCGCACTGGACGGATCGGGGCTTGAAGGTGTATCCATAATGGGCTACTCGGCTAAGTTCCACTCCGCCATGTACGGGCCCTTCAGGGAGGCGGCTAACAGCGCCCCAGGCAAAGGAGACCGGTCTACCTATCAGATGGACCCGGCCAACGGCAGAGAGGCCATCAGGGAGGCCCTTCAGGACGAGCAGGAGGGGGCGGACCTGCTAATGGTAAAGCCCTCGCTGCTCTATTTGGATGTCCTGGCAAACCTGAGACGGGAAACCCTTCTGCCATTGGCAGCCTACATGGTCAGCGGTGAGTACATGATGCTGAGGCACGGGGCCAGGGCTGGAGCCATAGACGGCAAAAGGTCCATGATGGAGGCCCACCTGGCCCTGAGAAGGTCCGGAGCGGACGTAATCATAACCTACGGAGCAAGGGAGATAGCCCGATGGCTCAGTCAGCCGTAG
- the hemL gene encoding glutamate-1-semialdehyde 2,1-aminomutase: MDNKSMFETACSHLVGGVNSPVRAWKAVGGTPRFYVRGKGPRVYDVEGREYLDYVCSWGPLILGHSHPSVVEAVQRAAEMSTSFGAPCVQEVMLAMAVKSVFPSMEKVRFVSSGTEATMSALRLARGFTGRDKIVKFDGCYHGHSDSLLVAAGSGALTFGVPNSPGITEGTAKDTLVLPFNDLERAKELFSSQGDSIAAVIVEPWAGNMGLVPPAPGFLQGLREITESHGALLIFDEVITGFRNRKGGAQQMAQVTPDLTCLGKVIGGGLPVGAFGGPGRIMNRLSPVGDVYQAGTLSGNPLAMAAGLATLEELSKESTYDSLESNGLALKEGLQRAADEAGVPLSTVVMGGLVGMFFSPSHPTNLEEVKASRADLYGRFFQAMMDRGHAFAPSAYETVMVSSSHSERDIKSTVEAAREVFGQMAKGGLNVE; encoded by the coding sequence ATGGACAACAAGAGCATGTTCGAGACCGCCTGTTCCCATCTGGTGGGAGGGGTCAACAGCCCCGTCAGAGCGTGGAAGGCGGTAGGAGGGACACCGAGGTTCTACGTCAGAGGAAAGGGCCCCAGGGTCTACGACGTTGAGGGAAGGGAGTATCTGGACTACGTCTGTAGCTGGGGCCCTCTCATACTGGGCCACTCCCACCCCTCGGTGGTAGAGGCGGTCCAGAGGGCGGCGGAGATGTCCACTTCCTTCGGAGCCCCCTGCGTCCAGGAGGTTATGCTGGCCATGGCGGTAAAGTCGGTGTTTCCCTCCATGGAGAAGGTCAGGTTCGTCAGCTCCGGGACCGAGGCAACCATGTCGGCTTTGAGGTTGGCCAGGGGCTTCACCGGCAGGGACAAGATCGTCAAGTTCGACGGGTGCTACCACGGCCACAGCGACTCCCTCCTGGTGGCCGCGGGGAGCGGAGCCCTCACCTTTGGGGTCCCGAACAGCCCGGGAATAACCGAGGGGACAGCCAAGGACACTTTGGTGTTGCCCTTCAACGACCTTGAGAGGGCGAAGGAGCTTTTTAGCTCCCAGGGAGACTCCATAGCGGCGGTGATAGTGGAGCCATGGGCGGGCAATATGGGCCTGGTCCCTCCTGCGCCGGGCTTCCTCCAGGGCCTCAGAGAAATAACCGAGAGCCACGGAGCGCTGTTGATCTTCGACGAGGTTATAACTGGCTTCAGAAACAGAAAAGGCGGGGCCCAGCAGATGGCCCAGGTAACCCCAGATCTGACCTGTCTCGGCAAGGTCATAGGTGGAGGGCTTCCGGTAGGGGCCTTCGGTGGACCGGGAAGGATAATGAATCGTCTATCCCCCGTCGGCGACGTCTACCAGGCTGGAACCCTATCGGGCAACCCTCTGGCGATGGCGGCTGGGCTGGCCACCTTAGAGGAACTGTCAAAAGAGAGCACCTACGACTCGCTGGAGTCCAACGGCCTGGCCCTCAAGGAAGGGTTACAGAGGGCCGCCGACGAGGCTGGGGTTCCACTGTCCACCGTCGTCATGGGGGGGCTGGTGGGCATGTTCTTCTCCCCTTCCCACCCGACGAACCTGGAGGAGGTAAAGGCCTCCAGGGCGGACCTCTACGGCCGGTTCTTTCAGGCCATGATGGACCGAGGGCATGCCTTCGCGCCGTCGGCCTACGAGACGGTGATGGTGTCATCCTCCCACAGCGAGAGGGACATAAAGTCCACCGTGGAGGCGGCAAGAGAGGTATTCGGCCAGATGGCTAAAGGAGGGCTCAACGTTGAGTGA
- the cobA gene encoding uroporphyrinogen-III C-methyltransferase, which yields MTVFLTGAGCGGPRWLTAEAKEILSQADQVVHDDLIHPDLLQIAPEGCGFHMVGKRKGLHSSSQEDIEALLVDLGGRFKVVVRLKGGDPFVFGRGGEEALALQRAQIPWRYVPGITAAIGGLGSQGIPLTHRGSAETATLVTGHRKEDRDDRELWERMAQAGGTRAIYMGASKGRSIARWLVESGEREDLPCSSVHWGGWGRSTRRDFSLKSVPEDLSSPSIIALGDVASLGLKPEEGPLKGLQVGIVRPYPESWTTARELEALGADCYSLPLLKLKRLEHNWDRDAISRSDWLVLTSPRGAALLPEALDLRRIGGKVVSIGPGTSRALREIGIERDHEAASPTSEGLAEALSRLVRPGDRVCFFRNARSSHLPFQAVSTAGAIPLDLKAYSMEASRLPGEDSYRSSWESTGLDSVAFGSAALVEAYFDLFGPLPEGTVPVAWGVHCAGAVREIFKREPMTMEEPSYQGLVSSLVKLKK from the coding sequence ATGACGGTGTTCTTAACCGGAGCGGGATGCGGAGGCCCTAGATGGCTCACCGCCGAGGCCAAAGAAATTCTGTCCCAGGCGGATCAGGTGGTCCACGACGACCTGATCCACCCGGACCTGCTACAGATTGCCCCGGAGGGATGCGGCTTTCACATGGTGGGCAAGAGAAAGGGACTGCACTCTTCGTCCCAGGAGGACATAGAGGCCCTCTTGGTGGACCTGGGAGGTAGGTTTAAGGTCGTTGTGAGGCTGAAGGGGGGGGACCCCTTCGTCTTCGGCAGAGGGGGCGAGGAGGCTCTGGCCCTCCAGAGGGCCCAAATTCCATGGAGATATGTCCCTGGGATCACCGCCGCCATAGGGGGGCTGGGATCCCAGGGGATACCTTTGACCCACAGAGGCTCGGCAGAGACTGCTACCCTGGTGACAGGCCACAGAAAGGAAGACCGAGACGACCGGGAGCTGTGGGAAAGGATGGCCCAAGCCGGTGGCACCAGGGCGATCTATATGGGGGCCTCCAAGGGACGGTCCATAGCCCGGTGGCTTGTGGAGTCCGGCGAAAGGGAGGACCTTCCCTGTTCGTCGGTACACTGGGGCGGCTGGGGGCGCTCCACCAGACGAGACTTCAGTTTGAAATCCGTCCCGGAGGACCTGTCCAGCCCGTCGATAATAGCCCTAGGGGACGTGGCGTCTTTGGGGCTAAAGCCCGAGGAAGGACCGTTGAAAGGGCTTCAGGTGGGAATAGTCAGGCCCTACCCAGAGAGCTGGACCACCGCCAGGGAGTTGGAGGCCCTGGGGGCGGACTGCTACTCCCTGCCCCTTCTTAAACTAAAAAGGCTCGAGCATAACTGGGACCGAGATGCCATATCCCGATCGGACTGGCTGGTCCTGACAAGCCCCAGAGGAGCGGCTCTCCTGCCTGAGGCCCTAGACCTCCGAAGGATAGGCGGCAAAGTGGTCTCCATCGGGCCTGGGACCTCCAGAGCCCTCAGGGAAATAGGCATAGAGCGGGACCATGAGGCCGCAAGTCCGACCTCCGAGGGGCTGGCTGAGGCCCTTTCCAGGCTGGTTCGACCGGGGGACAGGGTGTGTTTTTTCCGAAACGCCCGGTCGTCCCACCTGCCCTTTCAGGCCGTATCAACGGCAGGGGCGATTCCCTTGGACCTCAAGGCCTACTCTATGGAGGCATCTAGGCTTCCAGGGGAGGATTCCTATCGGTCCAGCTGGGAAAGTACGGGACTGGATTCGGTGGCATTCGGAAGCGCCGCATTGGTGGAGGCCTATTTCGACCTGTTTGGCCCTCTGCCAGAGGGAACAGTCCCTGTGGCATGGGGGGTCCACTGCGCCGGGGCTGTGAGGGAGATATTCAAAAGGGAACCAATGACGATGGAGGAACCGTCCTACCAGGGGCTGGTCTCTTCCCTAGTGAAACTAAAAAAGTAA
- the hemC gene encoding hydroxymethylbilane synthase, with translation MTRRFSLMAALDSSLGPVLVVGGGCVGERKIRTLLSADFPVTLVSPEATSGLQGLAGRRQITWHRRTVTEEDFSSHRIAVLALSREDTLSVMALVKSPCLLDCCGAKELGNWSLAAQFRTDGHLIGVGSFGTSPSASADLKMNLQSWLESERERPILFSRKSTLARAQTMEAARALQSLGLPVEIKTMSTCGDANLSCHLSSFGGYGAFVKCLEEAILEGKGDGAVHSLKDVPTLLPDGLELVAVLPRAATSDVLVSSCPGGLEGLPEGALIGTASLRRKAQLLKLRPDLNFTLIRGNVNTRLAKLDTGEMDGIVLAKAGLDRLGIKPAMSTELPTIPSPCQGIIAIEARTGSALAEEARRINHRPTWLMALAERELLRTLQVGCHVPFAAVSSWDGESLHLRAQALSELGDSVDMDISGPVSTDEQAQDLGREMGKRLLSSPEALSMLRASS, from the coding sequence ATGACTCGTAGATTTTCTCTGATGGCGGCGCTGGACAGCTCTTTGGGCCCGGTGCTGGTGGTCGGAGGGGGCTGCGTCGGGGAGAGAAAGATAAGGACCTTGCTCAGCGCCGATTTTCCCGTGACCCTTGTATCCCCGGAGGCCACGTCGGGGCTTCAGGGCCTGGCCGGCAGGAGGCAGATAACCTGGCACAGGAGGACCGTCACAGAGGAGGACTTTTCGTCCCACAGAATCGCCGTCCTGGCCCTTTCCAGAGAGGACACCCTGTCTGTGATGGCCCTGGTGAAAAGCCCCTGCCTTTTGGACTGTTGCGGCGCAAAAGAGCTTGGCAACTGGTCCCTGGCGGCCCAGTTCAGGACCGACGGACACCTGATAGGGGTCGGGAGCTTCGGCACGTCGCCGTCGGCCTCGGCGGACCTCAAGATGAACCTCCAAAGCTGGCTGGAGTCGGAGAGGGAGAGGCCGATCCTATTCAGCAGAAAGAGCACCTTGGCCAGGGCTCAGACAATGGAGGCCGCCAGAGCCCTCCAGTCCCTGGGGCTTCCGGTGGAGATAAAGACCATGTCCACCTGCGGAGACGCCAACCTGAGCTGTCATCTTTCCTCCTTCGGGGGATACGGCGCCTTCGTCAAGTGTCTGGAGGAGGCCATACTGGAGGGCAAGGGAGACGGGGCGGTACACAGCCTTAAAGACGTGCCTACTCTGCTCCCCGACGGCCTAGAGCTGGTAGCGGTGCTTCCCAGGGCCGCCACCTCCGACGTGCTGGTATCCTCCTGCCCAGGGGGCCTGGAGGGACTGCCGGAAGGGGCCCTCATAGGGACCGCCAGCCTGAGGAGAAAGGCCCAGCTTTTGAAGCTCAGGCCGGACCTTAACTTCACCCTCATAAGGGGAAACGTAAACACCAGACTGGCAAAGCTGGATACCGGCGAGATGGACGGCATAGTCCTCGCCAAGGCGGGGCTGGACAGGCTGGGCATAAAGCCCGCTATGTCCACCGAGCTCCCGACCATACCGTCGCCCTGTCAGGGGATTATAGCCATAGAGGCCAGGACGGGATCCGCTCTCGCCGAGGAGGCCAGGAGGATAAACCACCGTCCGACCTGGCTCATGGCCCTGGCGGAGCGGGAGCTGCTTAGGACCCTTCAGGTTGGCTGTCACGTCCCCTTCGCCGCGGTATCGTCCTGGGATGGAGAATCGCTCCACCTCAGGGCTCAGGCCCTTTCGGAGCTAGGTGATTCGGTGGATATGGACATATCGGGGCCGGTCTCAACCGACGAGCAGGCCCAGGACCTGGGCAGGGAGATGGGCAAAAGACTGCTCTCTTCCCCTGAGGCCCTCTCCATGCTGAGGGCCTCGTCATGA
- a CDS encoding precorrin-2 C(20)-methyltransferase yields the protein MKRTLIGIGVGPGDPDLVTVGAIKALKEADVALLPLAKEGGSSVAGSIVKSHLDRDWTSFVFPMKGREEERDGVILDQLERLRPLWEGAATIALPVIGDSTLYATVAWLFMQWRKLDPYMELRLIPGISAHSLAAARTGSFLAMGEERLSILPGTAPYSDLRDSLHASDCAAIYKPSALGQDLPRLMEETGPWPSAVRITKAGLPEERIEVGESALTPCEDYLSILILRRQGEGE from the coding sequence ATGAAGCGAACCCTTATAGGCATAGGGGTGGGGCCCGGCGACCCGGACCTGGTCACAGTCGGGGCCATAAAGGCCCTGAAGGAGGCCGACGTGGCCCTCCTCCCCCTCGCGAAGGAGGGAGGGTCCAGCGTGGCGGGCAGCATAGTGAAGAGCCATCTGGACCGAGATTGGACCTCCTTCGTCTTCCCCATGAAGGGCAGGGAGGAGGAAAGGGACGGAGTGATACTGGACCAGCTGGAGAGACTGCGCCCCCTTTGGGAGGGAGCCGCCACTATAGCCCTGCCGGTCATAGGGGACTCGACCCTCTACGCCACCGTGGCTTGGCTCTTTATGCAGTGGCGTAAACTGGACCCCTACATGGAGCTGAGGCTGATCCCGGGAATATCCGCCCACTCACTGGCGGCGGCCAGGACCGGGAGCTTTCTGGCCATGGGGGAGGAGAGGCTGTCGATCCTGCCGGGGACCGCTCCCTATTCCGACTTAAGGGACTCCCTTCACGCCTCCGACTGCGCCGCAATCTATAAACCCTCCGCCCTCGGACAGGACCTGCCCAGGCTGATGGAGGAGACCGGTCCATGGCCATCGGCGGTTCGGATAACCAAAGCGGGATTACCCGAGGAACGTATAGAGGTCGGAGAGAGTGCCCTGACCCCCTGCGAAGACTATCTGTCCATACTGATACTTAGACGGCAGGGGGAAGGGGAATGA